One Hermetia illucens chromosome 4, iHerIll2.2.curated.20191125, whole genome shotgun sequence DNA segment encodes these proteins:
- the LOC119655607 gene encoding antigen 5 like allergen Cul n 1-like yields MSRYAALFLLLLPYIYFSEGYKYRLITREDSFDRCRNLKCEDGQPHSICLKANGPSANCAEFEILKMTAKRKNILINGHNGIRNKIAGYFHIANMLLLHWDEDLHEMARGFLTRCTRGKDSCNFIYNDTFTVGQTYYFNPKLPLNRFVITIMRHWFLEANDIETFADFMKQKPPNMTQMTYPPTEFLGCAAAEMFGGHIMRCYYSPAFNDDPKAYIIGKPCSECPTERASCSRVFHGLCGVDLPLPGNGCRLRINFILLFLSIMFYMAYI; encoded by the exons ATGTCACGATACGCTGCACTATTTCTCTTGCTTTTACCGTATATCTACTTTAGCGAAGGATATAAATATCGTTTGATTACGCGCGAAGATAGCTTCGACCGTTGTCGTAATTTAAAATGTGAAGATGGTCAACCACACTCAATTTGCTTGAAG GCAAACGGACCATCAGCAAACTGTGCGGAGTTCGAAATTCTGAAAATGACTGCAAAACGAAAGAATATCCTTATTAATGGTCATAACGGGATTCGGAACAAAATCGCAGGATATTTCCATATTGCTAATATGCTCTTGTTG CATTGGGATGAGGACCTACATGAAATGGCCAGAGGCTTCCTAACTCGATGCACCAGGGGCAAGGACAGTTGCAACTTCATAT ATAATGATACATTTACTGTGGGCCAGACTTACTACTTCAACCCCAAATTACCTTTGAATAGGTTTGTTATAACTATTATGAGACATTGGTTCCTGGAAGCCAACGATATTGAGACCTTTGCTGATTTTATGAAACAAAA GCCGCCGAACATGACACAAATGACGTACCCCCCAACAGAGTTCCTAGGTTGCGCTGCCGCAGA AATGTTTGGAGGTCACATTATGAGGTGCTACTACAGCCCAGCTTTCAACGATGATCCGAAAGCGTATATAATAGGTAAACCATGCTCTGAGTGTCCTACGGAGAGAGCATCTTGTTCCAGAGTTTTCCATGGATTATGCGGAGTTG ATTTACCCTTACCAGGAAATGGTTGCCGACTTCGAATAAATTTCATTCTACTGTTCCTTTCAATAATGTTTTACATGGCTTACATTTga